Below is a window of Leishmania infantum JPCM5 genome chromosome 2 DNA.
CCATGCTGAAAACCAGGGGTCATCAACTGCCTCGGCGGGCCTGTCGCGGTGATGAAACGCCTCCCTTGCCAAATGCAGACTTGTATCGAGGATTCCTCAGGGAACCGGGCCCCACCAACACCGCCTGGCGCCGTCCAAGCCCACCGCAACACGTCACCGCATACAGCGCAGGCTCGCCCCCGCATCGCGCCCCACGCCACCGCAACGCAGCGAAGGCAGACAAGTAGCCGGCGCATCCGTGCGCTCCTTCTTTCGACCGCCGGCACGAGTCGTAGCGAGCCGGTGCAAGCGGCATCATGGCCGCAAgcctcgccggcgcagcgccggcccCCAGACACCtgccccccccacacacaccaagagtccgccaccaccaccccgaGAGCCtgccaccacacacgcacggcccGGTGGCCCGTGTCATGACAGGAGCTCCAGGGCGGCacgccaaaaaaaaaaaaacgattAATAAGCCCCGCACTAATCGGAAGAGCTCGAAAAGTGAGGTGGCGGATACATCGGAGCGCCCACGtcccgcaccgctgcggccgcagccgctgtgATAATAACTGGCGATTCTCTTCAACAACAACGGCGAGAGATGCCGTCGTGAGGAAAGGCGGCAAAGGTCCCGTGGGGAGCCCCTGGTGAACCGGCCGCGGTGAATATCTGGCTAAGTGCCAGCGCAACAGAACGGCCCTTCTTGTGCTCGCGACGCTGCGAGGGCTCGCATACATACACAGCCGTGCACGCCAAGCCCCGTCGCACAGCTGTGTGGACGgcggagcgggaggaggggggagctCATCTGTGTGTCCGTCCGTTTCGCGTTTCAATAGCGCTCTCACGCTTCTTAGCGTATGTGCGACTAAAGCCTCGTCGGGTGAGCGTGCCGCCACACCCAcgttcgcctcctcaccACTGCGGAAGCGAGCGATACCCGTCATGGATGTTCGTCGCTTCATGCGTCCAGTACTCGTAGCGGTTCTCGTACAtcgcgacgccgtcgccttcgGCCAACGTGAATGGGGGGCGTCGGGAGATGTTCCGCGCCCACTGTACATCTGGCAGACTGCTCCAGTTCAGCGCCATCATGAGCGGATCTTTCTGAATCTCGGTCACCCACTGTGCCGCCATCtggaccgccgccgcctcgtgctcttcctctgtgGCGTACCTgcccgcggcagctgcgatgCGGTGCTCTTCGCGGAAGTAATAGTGCAAGAAGTACGAGTCAGACGGACGACAGCGGTGCGCCACGACCGTCGACCACGTGACGTTGTGCGTCCGCCCAACATGTATGTCGTGAAACCGAGCATACCACTCCTTCACGTACCACAGCCGCCCGTTCGGACACAACTCCTTCACGCGTGACAAGGCGCGGTAGATCTGCAGCCCCATGAGGATGTCCTCATGGTGGAACATGATGCGCCGGTATGCCGACGTCCGCCTCGTGGCAAAGTCCTCTGCGGCGAGGCGCACAATGTCCAGTCGGTGTCTGCTCGCCTTCGGCTCGAGCAGCGCTTGCGCCACGCGACGATGCATCATAAACGTCATGCCGGCGTTGAACTGCGTGTGCAGGTGATGCCGCAAGCTACCCCAGTACACGCACTCAGCCTCATCCACAAGCGGCGGTGCTTTCAGAGAGGGCATTCCGTTGGCGTACGCATCTGCGtctgccgccggtgccgctgccttcgTCGCCCCTGTAAAACCTACCGCCTCTTCACGTGCACCGCTCACCCAGCGACGAAGTGGCAGCGACGCTTGCCGGGCCTGCATGCCACCCATCACATACCGCACATCGCTCAGGAACTGCGGCACCTTCACGTAGGCATCGTCATCGCCCTTGATGATGAAAGGCACATCCTTGAAGGCGTGGTACGCGTACTCCAGCCACAGGATCAGCTTCTGGCTCATTCCCACCTCCACGGGAAGGCCCCACTTGCCGTCCTCGCCGATCTTCTTGTTCGTGGTCGGCCGGCGGTCCGTCATCATGTCGATCCACACAACGTTGCGGtgcgtcagcgcctcctgccacagcgcagacgacgcgTGGCAGACGTACTCCGCCGGCGACGTGAACGCGGGTGTCACGGGGAGCGACAGGGCTCGGCTGAGATATGTCAGCGCAGGCGTTGCGgctccctcctccgcgtgCGACACTCGGATAACTCGATCGCAGGGTGAGCTCACAACATCTTCGAGCTGCCAGCTACTGCGGAGGGCCActcggcggcgctcgacgcCCTCAACGAGGCCGCCAGCAATCGCGCTGCCTGCCGCAAGGGCCTGCGAGGCCGCGCTGTACTCTGTGAAGCTTGGCAGGAGCGCACTCCTATTATGGCAGAGTTTCGCGGAGTCGTTGACGTGCGCGACCCCTCTCATGGgctcggccgccgtcgcctctccATTCATCGGCGTATCAAGAGACGCCCCTggctccaccgcggcgaagacgtacagcgccagcagcgcggcatcgAAGTGGTTCTCcgtgcgcgccacctcctggTACGTCAGCCACGTCCTGCGCTGTgcctcacgcagcgcagcacgcgccggcTGATCCGTCGACGGGATGCCCATCACGGCAAGATACGGTgtccgcggctgcgcagccccctcgccagcgccgcccgcggTCGGAAACCCTTCACCGTACACGTGCCGCAGCCACTCCcactgcggcagctccgtgcgCACATTCACGTCGTCCGTCACGCTCGTCATCGCCAGCAGCATCGGCCCGACGCGGCCCagcggtgcagacgacgtcGCGTACACGGCGTGCTGTGGCTGCAACTCCACGCCCTCCACAGCGCTGTCGTGCGTCTGTCGGTCGGTGCAGTCTGCGCAGTCCTTCTCCACCACGTGCAGTGTCCACGAGGGCAGCATgtgcggagagagaagcagcgactCGTTGCATGCACCGACGCTCACGGCTGGGCCACTACCgcaccgcgcacgccgctcctcctccaatATCCTCGTGTTCAGACGCCCCACGGCGCCCtcgtgctgcaccagcacggCCCACGGATGGGAAAGCGGTCCCAGACGGCGCACCAGTTGTGCCTCCGACGGTTGGTGCGAGCGCTTGAGCCATCTCAACAGCCACCACGTCACGAGCAAACAGCTGATATAGAGAGCCATATCTACGAACAGG
It encodes the following:
- the SCGR3 gene encoding phosphoglycan beta 1,3 galactosyltransferase; this encodes MKLGATRLWRRRAGLRKRPVCLFVDMALYISCLLVTWWLLRWLKRSHQPSEAQLVRRLGPLSHPWAVLVQHEGAVGRLNTRILEEERRARCGSGPAVSVGACNESLLLSPHMLPSWTLHVVEKDCADCTDRQTHDSAVEGVELQPQHAVYATSSAPLGRVGPMLLAMTSVTDDVNVRTELPQWEWLRHVYGEGFPTAGGAGEGAAQPRTPYLAVMGIPSTDQPARAALREAQRRTWLTYQEVARTENHFDAALLALYVFAAVEPGASLDTPMNGEATAAEPMRGVAHVNDSAKLCHNRSALLPSFTEYSAASQALAAGSAIAGGLVEGVERRRVALRSSWQLEDVVSSPCDRVIRVSHAEEGAATPALTYLSRALSLPVTPAFTSPAEYVCHASSALWQEALTHRNVVWIDMMTDRRPTTNKKIGEDGKWGLPVEVGMSQKLILWLEYAYHAFKDVPFIIKGDDDAYVKVPQFLSDVRYVMGGMQARQASLPLRRWVSGAREEAVGFTGATKAAAPAADADAYANGMPSLKAPPLVDEAECVYWGSLRHHLHTQFNAGMTFMMHRRVAQALLEPKASRHRLDIVRLAAEDFATRRTSAYRRIMFHHEDILMGLQIYRALSRVKELCPNGRLWYVKEWYARFHDIHVGRTHNVTWSTVVAHRCRPSDSYFLHYYFREEHRIAAAAGRYATEEEHEAAAVQMAAQWVTEIQKDPLMMALNWSSLPDVQWARNISRRPPFTLAEGDGVAMYENRYEYWTHEATNIHDGYRSLPQW